ATGGGCGGGATATGCCCTTTGCCTCCTTTCCTTCTGGTTGGCTCCTGTGGTTCCTGGTTCCTGTTCTGGTGTTGACGGCCTGCGCGCGGGCGGGGGGACTGGACGTCCAGCGGGTCACATCGCGGGGGATGCTGTACACGGTGGCCGCCGTGGATCCCAAGCGCGATCGGCTGCGCCTGCACTGGAAGAATCCGGCGACCGGGCAGCCTTACCGGACCTTCGGCGAGGTGATGGCGCGGCTGGGGAAGCAGGGGGAACGGGTGCTTTTTGCCACCAACAGCGGGATTTACGCGCCAGGGCTGGAGCCGCTGGGCCTGCACGTGGAGGAAGGGCGGACGCTGGTGGGCCTGAACAACGCCCGCTCGGGGGGGAACTTCGCGCTGCTGCCCAACGGTGTGTTTTGGGTCAAGGGGGAGCGGGCCGGGGTGACGGAGACGCAGGCGTACCGCCGCCTGAACATGCAGCCGACCTTTGCCACGCAATCCGGGCCGCTGCTGGTGCAGGGGGGGCAACTGCATCCGGCATTCAACAAGGACGGGACCAGCTTCAAGGTCCGCAGCGGCGTGGGGGTGTGCCGGGATGGGCGCGTTCGCTTCGCGGTGAGTGCGGGGCCGGTGAACTTTCACAGCTTCGCGGTGTTCTTCCGGGACGTGCTGGACTGCCCCGACGCGCTGTACCTCGACGGCAGCATCAGCGCCTACGCCACGCCGGACGCGAACACGCAGTTCGCGGATTTCGCGGGTATCTGGACGGTCAGCCGCTAGCGGGC
Above is a genomic segment from Deinococcus carri containing:
- a CDS encoding phosphodiester glycosidase family protein: MPFASFPSGWLLWFLVPVLVLTACARAGGLDVQRVTSRGMLYTVAAVDPKRDRLRLHWKNPATGQPYRTFGEVMARLGKQGERVLFATNSGIYAPGLEPLGLHVEEGRTLVGLNNARSGGNFALLPNGVFWVKGERAGVTETQAYRRLNMQPTFATQSGPLLVQGGQLHPAFNKDGTSFKVRSGVGVCRDGRVRFAVSAGPVNFHSFAVFFRDVLDCPDALYLDGSISAYATPDANTQFADFAGIWTVSR